A single Lolium perenne isolate Kyuss_39 chromosome 6, Kyuss_2.0, whole genome shotgun sequence DNA region contains:
- the LOC127309712 gene encoding CASP-like protein 5A2, with translation MPFSRPIVHPVQAPPSQAQGNENPAPIGVRMKNPQGSPGTLGGIGFRVAQASFAATSLATMASTRVFPSVSAFRYLVAAATLQCLWSLTIASVEIYALLVKRSFRNLEAACLFSIGDGITGSLTFSAACAAAGVTVLIGTDVGMCAGNPCALFMTAVAMAFLSWFALAPSFLFNFGFMASSLSVILR, from the exons ATGCCGTTCAGCCGGCCGATCGTGCACCCCGTGCAGGCGCCGCCGTCGCAGGCGCAGGGGAACGAAAATCCTGCCCCGATTGGAGTGCGGATGAAGAACCCGCAGGGGTCGCCGGGGACATTAGGCGGGATCGGCTTCCGCGTCGCGCAGGCATCTTTCGCGGCCACCTCGCTCGCCACCATGGCGTCGACCCGCGTCTTTCCCTCCGTCTCCGCCTTCCG CTACCTCGTAGCAGCTGCAACTCTGCAATGTTTGTGGAGCCTCACTATAGCCTCTGTGGAGATCTATGCACTTCTCGTCAAACGTTCCTTCCGAAACCTTGAAGCTGCATGCCTGTTTTCCATTGGAGATGGG ATCACAGGGTCGCTAACTTTTAGTGCAGCATGTGCAGCAGCTGGCGTCACCGTTCTCATTGGAACTGATGTGGGGATGTGCGCGGGTAATCCTTGTGCATTGTTTATGACTGCTGTTGCAATGGCTTTCCTCAGCTGGTTTGCACTTGCACCGTCATTTCTCTTTAACTTCGGTTTCATGGCTTCCAGTTTATCAGTAATATTAAGATAA